One Neodiprion pinetum isolate iyNeoPine1 chromosome 1, iyNeoPine1.2, whole genome shotgun sequence genomic window carries:
- the Rcd5 gene encoding microspherule protein 1, producing the protein MDISSSSNINVSGISHDTDGFLTLPVESPNSDALGIKRRSSSRTIKRRKFDDELVETTFNLQPPTAATKSNSRSRTVSMSGGPLDLLPSPTLPSPIPIPATITQSDRCNRRPSRPSGSTGPGRKNKKNKNHPHSINATKDLGRWKPTDDLALITGVQQTNDLRMVHRGTKFSCRFTLQEIQQRWYALLYDSAVSRVAVQAMRNLHPELIATVQARTLYSKAEEDLLGTVKSSSQPTLETFQELLEVNAQTFYPARTAKALMAHWQLMKQYHLLPDQTVQSLPRGEHVLNFSDAEDMINDSELVEQKDEMIDAELAMADRKNKKEIRMLENELGRWQVLVDSVTGINPPDFDNQTLAILRGRLVRYLMRSREITVGRSTKDHSVDVDLTLEGPAWKVSRRQGTIRLRNNGDFFLSSEGKRPIFVDSRPILAGNKMKLNNNSVVEIAGLRFIFLINQELISVIRQEAAKLNLNP; encoded by the exons ATGGATATCTCGTCTTCTTCGAATATTAATGTTTCTGGTATTTCGCATGATACTGATGGATTTTTAACCCTTCCCGTAGAATCTCCAAATTCTGACGCTTTAGGAATAAAACGCAGAAG TTCTTCGCGGACGataaaacgtcgaaaatttgACGACGAATTGGTTGAAACCACATTCAATCTCCAACCTCCTACAGCAGCAACAAAATCTAATTCACGATCAAGAACTGTATCTATGTCTGGTGGACCGCTAGATCTGTTGCCATCCCCTACGCTACCTAGTCCCATTCCAATCCCAGCAACAATAACCCAGTCAGACAGATGTAATCGACGTCCTAGTAGGCCCAGTGGTTCTACAGGTCCTggtagaaaaaataagaagaacaAAAATCATCCACATTCAATTAACGCAACCAAAGACTTAGGGAGATGGAAACCAACAGATGATTTGGCTTTGATAACTGGTGTTCAGCAGACAAATGATTTGAgaatg gtCCATCGAGGCACCAAGTTTTCTTGCCGTTTCACATTACAGGAAATACAGCAACGGTGGTATGCACTGTTATATGACAGTGCGGTGTCTAGAGTAGCTGTTCAAGCAATGCGTAATTTGCATCCAGAATTAATTGCCACAGTTCAGGCTAGGACACTTTACAGCAAAGCCGAAGAAGATCTTTTGGGAACAGTGAAATCT agttctcaacCAACGTTGGAAACGTTTCAGGAACTTTTAGAAGTAAATGCTCAAACATTCTACCCTGCACGAACAGCCAAAGCTTTGATGGCACATTGGCAGCTTATGAAACAGTATCACTTATTACCCGATCAAACAGTTCAAAGTTTGCCCCGTGGTGAGCACGTGTTGAATTTCTCTGACGCAGAAGATATGATAAACGATTCTGAACTTGTTGAACAAAAGGATGAAATGATCGATGCAGAATTAGCCATGGCcgacagaaaaaataaaaaagagatCCGAATGTTGGAAAACGAGCTTGGTAGATGGCAAGTTCTTGTCGATAGTGTGACGGGCATCAACCCTCCAGATTTTGATAATCAAACTTTAGCCATATTAAGAGGAAGGCTCGTTAGATATCTTATGAGATCGCGAGAG atCACTGTGGGTCGTTCAACAAAGGATCACAGCGTTGATGTTGATTTAACCTTAGAAGGTCCAGCCTGGAAAGTATCCAGACGTCAGGGCACCATACGTTTGAGAAACAATGGTGATTTCTTTCTATCTTCTGAAGGAAAGAGGCCAATTTTTGTCGATAGCAGACCCATTTTAGCTGGGAATAAAATGAagcttaataataatagcgTTGTAGAG ATTGCAGGCCTGCGTTTCATATTTCTGATAAACCAAGAATTGATATCCGTAATACGTCAAGAGGCTGCTAAATTAAACCTAAACCCTTAA